In Stenotrophomonas sp. 610A2, one DNA window encodes the following:
- a CDS encoding alpha/beta hydrolase → MRIRFHSLLALASLVLLGVVAPMAVAQQRNPAQLMGQTVADTGSAHYRFERFVVRSDDGQRTWRVNLGIPAGKAPTAGFPALWMLDGNGALMEFDAPLLEELAQKQPTVLVFVGYDNQQRIDSPARTRDYTPIADQPEDGGAAVGGGADAFLEVIERRIRPQLAQHVATDANKQALWGHSLGGLFVLHTLYTRSGAFQTYVPASPSLWWQQGAMLGAPERQFIGNNAGHPARVLLMLGGGERERDTSNRDMSNPRVLAHLKRVSGAPSDAAEQLSARLRQVPGLDVEYHQFDGLGHGPMFRASLMRALHEITGVRDRSAEPRS, encoded by the coding sequence ATGCGTATCCGCTTTCACTCACTGCTCGCCCTGGCCTCGCTGGTGTTGCTCGGCGTAGTCGCGCCGATGGCAGTGGCCCAGCAACGCAACCCTGCGCAGCTGATGGGCCAGACCGTTGCCGACACCGGCTCGGCGCACTACCGCTTTGAACGCTTCGTGGTACGCAGTGATGATGGCCAGCGCACCTGGCGGGTCAACCTCGGCATCCCTGCCGGTAAGGCACCGACGGCGGGTTTCCCGGCGCTGTGGATGCTGGATGGCAATGGCGCGTTGATGGAATTCGACGCGCCGCTGCTGGAGGAACTGGCGCAGAAGCAGCCAACGGTGCTGGTGTTTGTCGGCTACGACAACCAGCAGCGCATCGATTCGCCCGCCCGTACCCGCGATTACACGCCGATTGCCGACCAGCCCGAAGACGGCGGCGCGGCGGTAGGCGGTGGCGCCGATGCGTTCCTGGAAGTGATCGAGCGGCGCATCCGTCCGCAGCTGGCACAGCACGTGGCAACCGATGCCAACAAGCAGGCACTGTGGGGCCATTCGCTGGGCGGGTTGTTCGTGCTGCACACGCTGTACACGCGCAGCGGCGCATTCCAGACCTATGTGCCGGCCAGCCCGTCGTTGTGGTGGCAGCAGGGCGCGATGCTGGGTGCTCCCGAGCGCCAGTTCATCGGTAACAACGCCGGTCATCCGGCACGGGTGCTGTTGATGCTTGGTGGCGGTGAGCGTGAGCGCGATACCAGCAACCGTGACATGAGCAATCCACGGGTGCTGGCACACTTGAAGCGCGTCTCCGGCGCACCGTCCGATGCCGCCGAGCAATTGTCTGCGCGCCTGCGGCAGGTGCCGGGACTGGATGTCGAGTACCACCAGTTCGATGGCCTCGGCCATGGCCCGATGTTCCGCGCCTCGTTGATGCGCGCGCTGCATGAAATCACCGGCGTGCGTGATCGCAGCGCGGAGCCGCGCTCCTGA
- a CDS encoding YncE family protein, with protein sequence MANVRSITASTTARAARPHLLGLALLLATGAAGAQVFAQPDTAFNGSVRATAPVVLPGSETGIEGNGFTPGQKVTLLRGETVLNAQPYVANGEGKFSGTLAIPADAVAGPQPIVVRAAAPDAAAVFSLKVSREVPLSGQERIQAASNRLVQGLYQVAYSPASKAAFVTSAVGRPPVKQSELLKVDPESLQIIARVSPQAAPGNDGNLFAVYGVGVDDANGNVWVTNTRQDTVAVYRQSDLSLVKQYPVGAVSHARDVVVDAQRNRAYVSATGADYISVFDTRTLQQLDNITIASGKRGETFTPGSLDIDTATGKVYTVSLAAAEAAIIDGASGKVEKVFPLAGARDAIGVAWNPVAKRLLVVSQGSDNLLIVDPATAKVEHDVYVGAGSLNVSYSPSTRLAYVSNRAAGTVTVVDEGGKIVANLDGGTYPNHVSKGPDAVMFAINKSKGADDAKGDRITRLLPVQR encoded by the coding sequence ATGGCAAACGTTCGTTCTATTACTGCTTCCACCACCGCCCGCGCGGCGCGTCCGCATCTGCTCGGGCTGGCGTTGTTGCTGGCCACCGGCGCTGCCGGCGCCCAGGTATTCGCCCAGCCGGATACCGCATTCAACGGCAGCGTGCGCGCTACCGCACCGGTGGTGTTGCCGGGCAGCGAAACCGGTATTGAAGGCAACGGTTTCACCCCGGGCCAGAAGGTGACCTTGCTGCGCGGTGAGACCGTGCTCAACGCACAGCCTTATGTCGCCAATGGCGAAGGCAAGTTCAGCGGCACGCTGGCTATCCCGGCCGATGCCGTCGCCGGCCCGCAGCCGATCGTGGTGCGTGCAGCTGCGCCGGACGCCGCAGCGGTGTTCTCGCTGAAGGTTTCGCGCGAAGTGCCGCTGTCCGGCCAGGAGCGCATCCAGGCCGCCAGCAACCGTCTGGTGCAGGGCTTGTACCAGGTCGCCTACAGCCCGGCCAGCAAGGCCGCATTCGTGACCAGCGCCGTCGGCCGCCCGCCGGTGAAGCAGTCCGAGCTGCTCAAGGTGGACCCGGAATCGCTGCAGATCATCGCCCGTGTATCGCCGCAGGCAGCACCAGGCAATGACGGCAACCTGTTCGCCGTGTACGGCGTGGGCGTGGACGACGCCAACGGCAATGTGTGGGTGACCAATACCCGCCAGGACACGGTGGCGGTCTACCGCCAGTCCGACCTGTCGCTGGTCAAGCAGTACCCGGTCGGCGCGGTGTCGCATGCGCGTGACGTGGTGGTCGATGCCCAGCGCAACCGCGCCTATGTCTCGGCCACCGGTGCCGACTACATCAGCGTGTTCGACACCCGCACGCTGCAGCAGCTGGACAACATCACCATCGCCTCCGGCAAGCGCGGCGAGACCTTCACTCCGGGCAGCCTGGACATCGATACGGCTACCGGCAAGGTCTATACCGTCAGTCTGGCCGCCGCCGAGGCGGCGATCATCGACGGTGCCAGCGGCAAGGTGGAGAAGGTGTTCCCGCTGGCCGGCGCGCGTGATGCGATCGGCGTTGCTTGGAACCCGGTGGCCAAGCGCCTGCTGGTGGTATCGCAGGGCAGCGACAACCTGCTGATCGTCGACCCGGCCACGGCCAAGGTCGAGCACGATGTCTACGTCGGCGCCGGTTCCTTGAACGTGTCCTACAGCCCGAGCACGCGCCTGGCCTATGTCAGCAACCGCGCTGCCGGCACCGTCACGGTGGTTGATGAAGGCGGCAAGATCGTTGCCAACCTCGACGGCGGCACCTACCCAAACCACGTCAGCAAGGGCCCGGATGCGGTGATGTTCGCGATCAACAAGTCCAAGGGCGCCGATGACGCCAAGGGCGATCGCATCACCCGCCTGCTGCCTGTGCAGCGCTGA